The Octopus bimaculoides isolate UCB-OBI-ISO-001 chromosome 16, ASM119413v2, whole genome shotgun sequence genome window below encodes:
- the LOC106868774 gene encoding WD repeat-containing protein 20, whose translation MDLVGSMKSYFGGLLCVCWSPDGKYLVTGGEDDLVTVWSFHEKKVICRGEGHRSWVNVVAFDPYTSNFSDTEGCDFSGSDEEFHYGTLHNHEGKSENSVHETSVLNRSRTGSNKSFSDTRTTNFTSYRFGSVGQDTFLCLWDLTEDVLKQPVGRTRTSTIIGPNAFNYMSRCNSLPNSQKSNSLNTQVPIVDGNSLPNASVNITAKFATLSLGDRKDKDHEKKEHKRNLSLAGRSSEKVSILKTSVRPIDESLKLLGTPACPRLDEIPMLEPLIFKKIAHERLTALVFREECIVTACQEGFVYTWARPGKVLFTKIESCNDGC comes from the coding sequence ATGGACTTAGTTGGATCTATGAAAAGCTATTTTGGTGGACTTCTTTGTGTATGTTGGTCTCCTGATGGCAAATATCTTGTTACTGGTGGAGAGGATGATTTAGTTACTGTCTGGTCATTTCATGAAAAAAAAGTAATTTGTAGAGGAGAAGGACATCGGTCATGGGTTAATGTAGTAGCCTTTGATCCTTACACATCAAATTTTTCTGATACAGAAGGCTGTGATTTTAGTGGTAGTGATGAAGAATTTCATTATGGGACATTACATAACCATGAAGGGAAAAGTGAAAACTCTGTTCATGAAACTAGTGTATTAAATCGATCAAGGACTGGATCAAATAAAAGTTTTTCTGACACTCGGACAACAAATTTTACGTCATATCGTTTTGGTTCTGTTGGCCAGGATACATTTTTATGCTTATGGGACTTGACAGAGGATGTTCTTAAGCAACCTGTAGGTCGTACAAGGACAAGTACCATTATTGGACCAAATGCATTTAATTATATGTCCCGTTGTAATAGTCTACCAAATTCTCAAAAATCTAATTCCTTGAACACACAGGTACCAATTGTTGATGGAAATTCTCTGCCAAATGCATCTGTGAATATCACTGCTAAATTTGCCACACTGTCTCTTGGAGATAGAAAAGATAAGGATCATGAAAAAAAGGAACACAAAAGAAATTTAAGTTTAGCTGGCAGAAGCAGTGAAAAAGTAAGCATATTGAAAACCAGTGTTCGGCCTATTGATGAGTCTTTAAAATTACTTGGAACTCCAGCTTGTCCACGCTTAGATGAAATTCCTATGTTGGAACctcttatatttaaaaaaatagcacATGAACGGCTAACAGCTTTAGTTTTTAGAGAAGAATGCATTGTTACTGCATGTCAGGAAGGTTTTGTTTACACATGGGCTCGTCCAGGAAAAGTG